The Alteribacter populi genomic sequence CCAGAACACGTGTCCTAATGTATAACAAAGATATGATTACAGAAGAAGAAATGCCGAAAAACATTTGGGATCTAACAGACTCTGACTGGAAGGGTGAATTTGCGATTACCCGTGGTGGAAATGGGGGTATGATTGGCCACGTTTCAGCACTTCGTCAAGAGTGGGGAGACGAACAAACTTCTGAATGGCTTGAAGCAATCAGTGAGAATGCCGGAACGATTACAGATGGTCATGGTGACATCCGTCGTGCTGTAGGAGCTGGAGAGTTTGCCTTTGGACTTGTTAACAACTATTACTACCATCAACAACTCCAAGAACCAACAGACAATAATGTAGGCGTTATTTATCCCGATCAAGATGATGGTGACATGGGAGCAGTAGTTAATGCAGCAGGTATCGGGCATATTGCTGATAACCCGAATGCGCAAAGCGCTGAAGTGTTCTTAGAGTGGATCTTAGAACTGGAAAATCAGCGTGAGTTCTCTTTTAATTCTTTAGAAGTACCAATTAACCCCGATGTTGAGGCGATTGAAGGTGCAGCTTCAATTGATGAATACAAAACTCACGATATGCCGTTAAGTCAGCTTGGTGAAGTTTGGGAAGATACGCGAACACTTATTGAACAATCAGGACTCGACTTAGAAATTAGATAAAAAGACAAAACGAACCGACTTTCGCCCGCTGTGTATTTCATAGCGGGCTTTAAAAAATACTTCGGCTCCGCTCACAGATTAAGCTTGTCTTTACATTTGTTCTGCTGAGTCGCTATAATATGTCCAGATGTTGAATGAGGTGAAAATATGGTAACGATTAGTGATATTGCAAAATTGGCTAATGTCTCGCGGACAACTGTTTCAAGGGTGTTGAACAATTCTGGATATGTGAGTGAAACAGCAAGAGAGCGTGTACATAAAGCTATTAAAGAAACAGGTTACGTCCCAAGCGAGCAGGCGAAATCTCTCCGTACTAAAAGAACGCAAGTCATTGGCGTAATATTACCTAAGATCAGTACAGAAACAGCCAGCCGTGTAGTTGATGGGATTGATGCGGAATTGAGTCCTCGGGGGTATCAGATTTTACTAGCCAATGCCAACCTCCAAATCGAGAAAGAGATTGAACAAATGAAATTGTTACAAAGCAGAAGAGTGGACGGAATTATTTTGCTTGCCACTAATATTGAAAATAAATTATTGGATGCTATTAAGGAACTCAAGATTCCATTAGTGGCACTAGGCCAGGATATTCCCGATGTATCTTCTGTTGTTTATGACGATTATCACGCAGCTAAACAATTGACCGAGGTGATGATTGAAAAAGGACACAATCGTATCGGGTTTATCGGTGTAAATGAAAGTGACAGAGCTGTTGGCATGTTGCGGAAGAAAGGATATCTTGATGCGATGCATAAGTATCGTCTTCCAGTCGAAACTTCCTGGGTTCAAAAAGGTATTTTTGATATCCAAACAGGGTATGTGGCAGTCAAGAAAATTTTAGAAGCGAGTAAGACTCCTCCGACCGCTATTTTTGCAGTAACTGATCGTTTAGCTATTGGAGCGCTGGAGTATTTAAAAGAAAAGGACATAAAAGTACCAGATCAAATGGCGATTTCCGGGATCGGGGCTTCC encodes the following:
- a CDS encoding extracellular solute-binding protein — encoded protein: MRKWFMVGSMALMALGIAACGTDSDDSTDESAGNGGDGESAAEETGELIVYSSRNETFVDELLAKFEEDTGITVEAFHGGDNAINRLKTEAEADNVSADIFISNDVGALEHLRMEELLQESDPEGIDTIDENYRADDNSWFALSARTRVLMYNKDMITEEEMPKNIWDLTDSDWKGEFAITRGGNGGMIGHVSALRQEWGDEQTSEWLEAISENAGTITDGHGDIRRAVGAGEFAFGLVNNYYYHQQLQEPTDNNVGVIYPDQDDGDMGAVVNAAGIGHIADNPNAQSAEVFLEWILELENQREFSFNSLEVPINPDVEAIEGAASIDEYKTHDMPLSQLGEVWEDTRTLIEQSGLDLEIR
- a CDS encoding LacI family DNA-binding transcriptional regulator codes for the protein MVTISDIAKLANVSRTTVSRVLNNSGYVSETARERVHKAIKETGYVPSEQAKSLRTKRTQVIGVILPKISTETASRVVDGIDAELSPRGYQILLANANLQIEKEIEQMKLLQSRRVDGIILLATNIENKLLDAIKELKIPLVALGQDIPDVSSVVYDDYHAAKQLTEVMIEKGHNRIGFIGVNESDRAVGMLRKKGYLDAMHKYRLPVETSWVQKGIFDIQTGYVAVKKILEASKTPPTAIFAVTDRLAIGALEYLKEKDIKVPDQMAISGIGASEISKYVTPPLTTVDYHNEKAGMRVAALLLDEIENNIEKKRKLSMDYRLIIRDSLR